Proteins encoded in a region of the Streptomyces sp. NBC_01471 genome:
- a CDS encoding LacI family DNA-binding transcriptional regulator — translation MAAARVRSGGRPTLEEVAARAGVGRGTASRVINGSPRVSARTREAVEAAVAELGYVPNRAARALAGNRTDAIALVVPEPETRFFAEPYFSDIVRGVGAALADTEMQLLLTLVGSDRERDRLAQYLAAHRVDGVLLVSAHADDPLPELLQQLSIPAVVSGRRSDRETLPSVDSDNYQGARSAVGHLVARGRHRIATITGPPDIYAAQCRIDGYRKAVAAAGADGDEALVAPADFSEESGRRAMELLLDRRPDLDAVFAASDVMAAGARQVLRERGLRVPDDVALVGFDDSVIARHMDPPLTSVRQPIEEMGRAMARLLLSEIAAHRSPGAPAVERTQLVLPTDLVPRLSS, via the coding sequence ATGGCGGCAGCGCGAGTACGGAGCGGCGGGCGGCCCACGCTCGAAGAGGTCGCGGCACGGGCCGGGGTCGGACGCGGCACGGCATCCCGGGTCATCAACGGATCGCCCCGGGTCAGCGCCCGCACCCGCGAGGCCGTCGAAGCCGCGGTCGCCGAGCTGGGTTACGTACCCAACCGGGCGGCCCGCGCGCTCGCCGGGAACCGTACGGACGCCATCGCCCTCGTCGTCCCCGAGCCGGAGACCCGCTTCTTCGCCGAGCCGTACTTCTCGGACATCGTCCGGGGCGTCGGTGCCGCGCTCGCCGACACCGAGATGCAGCTGCTGCTCACGCTCGTCGGCAGCGACCGCGAGCGGGACCGGCTCGCCCAGTATCTGGCCGCGCACCGGGTGGACGGGGTGCTGCTCGTCTCCGCGCACGCGGACGACCCGCTGCCCGAGCTGCTGCAGCAGCTCTCCATCCCGGCCGTGGTGAGCGGCCGGCGCTCCGACCGGGAGACGCTTCCCTCGGTCGACTCGGACAACTACCAGGGCGCGCGCAGCGCCGTCGGGCACCTGGTCGCGCGGGGCCGGCACAGGATCGCGACGATCACCGGACCGCCCGACATATACGCCGCGCAGTGCCGCATCGACGGGTACCGCAAGGCCGTCGCCGCCGCGGGCGCCGACGGCGACGAGGCGCTCGTCGCCCCGGCCGACTTCTCCGAGGAGAGCGGTCGCCGGGCGATGGAGCTGCTGCTCGACCGCCGGCCCGATCTGGACGCGGTGTTCGCCGCGTCCGACGTGATGGCGGCCGGAGCCCGCCAGGTGCTGCGCGAGCGCGGCCTGCGGGTGCCGGACGACGTGGCGCTGGTCGGCTTCGACGACTCGGTGATCGCCCGTCATATGGACCCGCCGCTGACGAGCGTGCGACAGCCGATCGAGGAGATGGGCCGCGCCATGGCCCGTCTGCTGCTCTCGGAGATCGCGGCGCACCGCTCGCCCGGGGCGCCCGCCGTCGAGCGGACCCAACTGGTGCTCCCGACGGATCTGGTGCCGCGGCTCAGCTCGTAG
- the orn gene encoding oligoribonuclease, producing MNDRMVWIDCEMTGLSLTDDALIEVAALVTDSELNVLGEGVDIVIRPPAEALETMPDVVRKMHTSSGLLDELDGGTTLADAEAQVLAYVREHVKEPGKAPLCGNSVGTDRGFLLRDMKDLEGYLHYRIVDVSSIKELSRRWYPRAYFNSPEKNGNHRALADIRESIAELRYYREAVFVPQPGPDSDTAKKIAAKYVLPAD from the coding sequence ATGAACGATCGCATGGTGTGGATCGACTGCGAGATGACCGGGCTCTCGTTGACGGACGACGCACTCATTGAGGTGGCCGCACTGGTCACCGACTCGGAGCTGAACGTGCTCGGCGAAGGGGTGGACATCGTGATCCGCCCGCCCGCCGAGGCCCTGGAGACCATGCCCGACGTGGTGCGGAAGATGCACACCTCATCCGGCCTGCTCGACGAACTGGACGGCGGCACCACACTGGCCGACGCCGAGGCGCAGGTGCTGGCGTACGTACGCGAGCACGTGAAGGAGCCGGGCAAGGCGCCGCTCTGCGGGAACTCGGTCGGCACCGACCGGGGCTTCCTGCTGCGCGACATGAAGGATCTTGAGGGCTACCTGCACTACCGGATCGTGGACGTCTCATCGATCAAGGAGCTGTCCCGCCGCTGGTACCCGCGGGCCTACTTCAACAGCCCGGAGAAGAACGGCAACCACCGGGCGCTGGCGGACATCCGCGAGTCGATCGCGGAGCTGCGCTACTACCGGGAGGCCGTCTTCGTACCGCAGCCGGGCCCGGACTCGGACACCGCGAAGAAGATCGCGGCCAAGTACGTCCTGCCTGCGGATTAG
- a CDS encoding helix-turn-helix domain-containing protein has translation MSQGQDSIAVAETVRKLSGRRRKEIVSVLLFSGGPIFESSIPLSVFGIDRQDAGVPRYRLLVCAGEEGPLRTTGGLELTAPYGLEAIGRAGTVVVPAWRSITSPPPPEALDALRRAHEEGARIVGLCTGAFVLAAAGLLDGRPATTHWMYAPTLAKRYPSVHVDPRELFVDDGDVLTSAGTAAGIDLCLHIVRTDHGADAAGALARRLVVPPRRTGGQERYLDRSLPEEIGSDPLAEVVAWALEHLHEQFDVETLAARAYMSRRTFDRRFRSLTGSAPLQWLITQRVLQAQRLLETSDYSVDEVAGRCGFRSPVALRGHFRRQLGSSPAAYRTAYRARRPQGSEPVPVAPAADGVPQARRAAGPGGAQPPAPPQGSPALPEPGKPGSDTYAPGRPVVPGQRSAT, from the coding sequence ATGAGTCAGGGCCAGGACTCCATCGCCGTGGCGGAGACCGTAAGAAAGCTCTCCGGGCGCCGCCGCAAGGAGATCGTTTCGGTACTGCTCTTCAGCGGCGGCCCCATATTCGAGAGCTCGATTCCGCTCTCCGTCTTCGGCATCGACCGGCAGGACGCCGGGGTGCCCCGTTACCGGCTGCTGGTGTGCGCGGGCGAAGAGGGGCCGCTGCGCACCACGGGCGGACTGGAACTCACCGCGCCGTACGGCCTGGAGGCCATCGGCAGGGCCGGCACCGTCGTCGTCCCGGCGTGGCGGTCGATCACCTCGCCGCCGCCGCCCGAGGCACTGGACGCACTGCGCCGCGCCCACGAGGAGGGTGCGCGCATCGTCGGCCTGTGCACCGGCGCCTTCGTGCTGGCCGCCGCGGGACTGCTGGACGGCAGGCCCGCGACCACGCACTGGATGTACGCGCCGACACTCGCGAAGCGCTATCCGTCGGTCCACGTGGACCCGCGTGAGCTCTTCGTCGACGACGGCGACGTCCTGACCTCGGCCGGGACCGCGGCGGGAATCGATCTGTGCCTGCACATCGTGCGGACGGACCACGGCGCGGACGCGGCGGGAGCGCTCGCCAGGCGGCTGGTGGTCCCCCCGCGCAGGACCGGCGGCCAGGAGCGCTACCTCGACAGGTCTTTACCGGAGGAAATCGGCTCCGACCCCCTCGCGGAGGTCGTCGCCTGGGCGCTGGAGCACCTCCACGAGCAGTTCGACGTGGAGACCCTGGCGGCCCGCGCGTACATGAGCCGCCGGACGTTCGACCGCCGGTTCCGCTCGCTGACCGGCAGCGCGCCGCTCCAGTGGCTGATCACGCAGCGGGTGCTGCAGGCGCAGCGCCTGCTGGAGACGTCGGACTACTCGGTGGACGAGGTCGCGGGCCGCTGCGGCTTCCGTTCGCCGGTCGCGCTGCGCGGCCACTTCCGGCGCCAGCTGGGCTCGTCACCGGCCGCGTACCGGACGGCGTACCGGGCCCGCAGGCCGCAGGGGTCCGAACCCGTACCGGTGGCCCCGGCGGCGGACGGCGTCCCGCAGGCCCGCCGCGCCGCGGGACCGGGCGGCGCCCAGCCCCCGGCGCCACCGCAGGGCTCCCCCGCGCTGCCAGAGCCGGGAAAGCCCGGCTCGGACACGTACGCACCGGGCCGCCCGGTGGTCCCGGGGCAACGGAGCGCGACCTAG
- a CDS encoding universal stress protein, protein MAGYEFSEPADRRKIADPSAELHAADAPRHACDPAFRHGVVVGFDGSTSSERALAYAIGMAVRLGSGLIIVHVANRLPTTVWAGCEPPVFVDVPDHRTEVLGLELACADYLADVPWILVERGGDICHELEEVGREYSADAIVVGSTHGIVGRIFGSVAGRLARRAQRPVIVIP, encoded by the coding sequence ATGGCCGGTTACGAATTCTCCGAACCCGCGGACCGCAGGAAGATCGCCGATCCATCGGCCGAACTCCATGCGGCGGACGCACCACGTCACGCATGTGATCCCGCTTTCAGACACGGGGTCGTCGTCGGTTTCGACGGCTCGACCTCCAGTGAGCGGGCCCTTGCCTATGCCATCGGCATGGCCGTACGACTGGGCTCCGGCCTGATCATCGTCCACGTCGCCAACCGGCTCCCGACCACGGTCTGGGCGGGCTGCGAGCCCCCCGTCTTCGTGGACGTGCCCGACCACAGGACCGAAGTGCTCGGCCTCGAACTGGCCTGCGCCGACTATCTCGCCGACGTGCCCTGGATCCTGGTGGAGCGCGGCGGCGACATCTGCCACGAGCTGGAGGAGGTCGGCCGGGAGTACTCCGCGGACGCGATCGTGGTCGGCTCGACGCACGGCATCGTCGGGCGGATCTTCGGCTCGGTGGCCGGGCGGCTGGCGCGGCGCGCCCAGCGGCCCGTCATCGTCATCCCGTGA
- the glmS gene encoding glutamine--fructose-6-phosphate transaminase (isomerizing): MCGIVGYIGKRDVAPLLLEGLQRLEYRGYDSSGIVISSPKSTALKMVKAKGRVRELEARVPKRFAGTTGIAHTRWATHGAPSDLNAHPHLDAEGKVAVVHNGIIDNASDLRARLNADGVEFLSETDTEVLTHLIARSPAATLEEKVREALRVIEGTYGVAVMHADFPDRIVVARNGSPVVLGIGEKEMFVASDVAALVSHTRQVVTLDDGEMATLKADDFRTYTTEGSTTSSTPTTVEWEAESYDMGGHDTYMHKEISEQAEAVDRVLRGRIDDRFSTVHLGGLNLDARDARGVRRVKILGCGTSYHAGQMGAQLIEELARIPADAEPASEFRYRNPVVDPDTLYVAVSQSGETYDVLAAVQELKRKGARVLGVVNVVGSAIARETDGGVYVHAGPEVCVVSTKCFTNTVVSFALLALHLGRIRDLSVADGKRIIAGLRKLPGQIAEILDREDEIEKLAGEYADARSMMFIGRVRGYPVAREASLKLKEVSYIHAEAYPASELKHGPLALIEPAMPTVAIVPDDDLLEKNRAALEEIKARDGRILAVAHQEQPKADHTIVVPKNEDELDPILMGIPLQLLAYHTALSLGRDIDKPRNLAKSVTVE; encoded by the coding sequence ATGTGCGGAATCGTCGGGTACATCGGCAAGCGTGATGTGGCACCGCTGCTGCTGGAGGGGCTCCAGCGGCTGGAGTACCGGGGGTATGACTCCTCGGGCATCGTCATCTCCTCTCCCAAGTCCACCGCGCTGAAGATGGTGAAGGCGAAGGGCCGCGTCCGTGAGCTGGAGGCCCGGGTCCCCAAGCGTTTCGCGGGCACCACCGGTATCGCCCACACCCGCTGGGCCACCCACGGCGCCCCCAGCGACCTCAACGCCCACCCGCACCTGGACGCGGAGGGCAAGGTCGCCGTCGTCCACAACGGCATCATCGACAACGCGTCCGACCTGCGCGCCCGGCTCAACGCCGACGGTGTGGAGTTCCTCTCCGAGACCGACACCGAGGTCCTCACGCACCTCATCGCCCGCTCCCCGGCGGCGACGCTGGAGGAGAAGGTCCGCGAGGCCCTGCGGGTGATCGAGGGCACGTACGGCGTCGCGGTCATGCACGCGGACTTCCCGGACCGCATCGTCGTCGCCCGCAACGGGTCGCCGGTCGTCCTGGGCATCGGCGAGAAGGAGATGTTCGTCGCGTCCGACGTGGCGGCCCTCGTCTCGCACACCCGCCAGGTCGTCACGCTGGACGACGGCGAGATGGCCACCCTCAAGGCCGACGACTTCCGTACGTACACGACCGAGGGCTCCACCACCTCGTCGACGCCGACCACCGTGGAGTGGGAGGCCGAGTCGTACGACATGGGCGGCCACGACACGTACATGCACAAGGAGATCTCCGAGCAGGCCGAGGCGGTCGACCGGGTGCTGCGCGGCCGGATCGACGACCGCTTCTCCACCGTGCACCTGGGCGGCCTCAACCTGGACGCCCGGGACGCGCGGGGCGTGCGCCGGGTGAAGATCCTCGGCTGCGGCACCTCGTACCACGCGGGCCAGATGGGCGCCCAGCTGATCGAGGAGCTGGCCCGCATCCCCGCGGACGCCGAGCCCGCTTCGGAGTTCCGATACCGCAACCCGGTGGTGGACCCCGACACGCTGTACGTCGCCGTGTCGCAGTCCGGTGAGACGTACGACGTGCTGGCGGCGGTGCAGGAGCTCAAGCGCAAGGGCGCGCGGGTGCTCGGCGTGGTGAACGTCGTCGGCTCGGCGATCGCGCGCGAGACCGACGGCGGTGTGTACGTGCACGCGGGCCCGGAGGTCTGCGTCGTCTCGACGAAGTGCTTCACCAACACGGTGGTCTCCTTCGCGCTCCTCGCGCTCCACCTGGGCCGCATCCGCGACCTGTCGGTGGCCGACGGCAAGCGGATCATCGCGGGGCTGCGGAAGCTGCCCGGTCAGATCGCCGAGATCCTGGACCGGGAGGACGAGATCGAGAAGCTGGCCGGCGAGTACGCGGATGCCAGGTCGATGATGTTCATCGGGCGGGTGCGCGGCTACCCGGTGGCGCGGGAGGCCTCGCTGAAGCTCAAGGAGGTCTCGTACATCCACGCCGAGGCGTATCCGGCGTCGGAGCTGAAGCACGGGCCGCTCGCGCTGATCGAGCCCGCCATGCCGACGGTCGCGATCGTGCCCGACGACGATCTGCTGGAGAAGAACCGGGCGGCACTGGAGGAGATCAAGGCGCGCGACGGGCGCATCCTCGCGGTCGCGCACCAGGAGCAGCCGAAGGCCGACCACACGATCGTGGTACCCAAGAACGAGGACGAGCTTGACCCGATCCTGATGGGGATCCCGCTGCAACTGCTCGCCTACCACACGGCGTTGTCCCTGGGCCGGGACATCGACAAGCCACGCAACCTGGCGAAGTCGGTCACCGTCGAGTAG
- a CDS encoding beta-N-acetylhexosaminidase, whose protein sequence is MGHVPSPSTTVARPSGGNPLVRLHRTLESRSLPRLLGTFLLVAAAGFAGTGAAPVASAAPAAAPAIRPLGAIIPAPSSVHAAGAPYAITGRTHIRADSRAARQVGSYLAGLLRPSTGYPLPVTGGPHGGRGDITLTLSPREHGLGDEGYRLVSSAHGVTITAEKAAGLFHGVQTLRQQLPAAVEANRRQPGPWRVAGGTVTDVPRYAYRGAMLDVSRHFFTVRQVERYIDELALYKINKLHLHLSDDQGWRIAISSWPKLATYGGSTEVGGGKGGSYTKADYREIVRYAASRHLDVIPEIDLPSHTNAALASYPELNCDGVAPPLYTGTDVGFSSLCVPKPVTYDFVDDVVRELAALTPGQYLHIGGDEAHSTSQADYNAFMDKAKAIVGKHGKKVEGWHQITAAAPVKGEVAQYWGYDATGAAERAQVVAAAEKGTKLVLSPADRAYLDMKYTADTKLGLSWAGLVEVQRSYDWNPATYLAGAPAGSVLGVEAPLWSETLTTSKDIDYMAFPRLPGIAELGWSPQSTHDWGGYRTRLAAQAPRWDALGIDYYRSPQVGWPAQ, encoded by the coding sequence ATGGGACACGTTCCGTCGCCCAGCACCACAGTTGCGAGACCCTCCGGAGGGAATCCGCTTGTGAGACTGCACAGAACACTCGAATCCAGGTCCCTGCCCCGGCTCCTCGGCACGTTCCTCCTCGTCGCCGCCGCCGGATTCGCCGGCACCGGAGCGGCCCCCGTCGCCTCCGCCGCACCGGCCGCCGCGCCCGCGATCCGCCCGCTCGGCGCGATCATCCCGGCGCCCTCCTCCGTCCACGCGGCCGGCGCCCCGTACGCGATCACCGGCAGGACACACATCCGGGCGGACTCCCGCGCCGCGCGCCAGGTCGGCTCGTATCTGGCGGGGCTGCTCCGGCCCTCCACCGGATATCCGCTGCCGGTCACCGGTGGCCCGCACGGCGGCCGGGGCGACATCACGCTGACGCTCAGCCCCCGTGAACACGGCCTCGGCGACGAGGGTTACCGGCTGGTCAGCTCCGCGCACGGGGTCACGATCACCGCGGAGAAGGCCGCCGGGCTCTTCCACGGCGTCCAGACGCTGCGTCAGCAGCTGCCCGCGGCGGTCGAGGCGAACCGGCGGCAGCCCGGCCCGTGGCGGGTCGCGGGCGGCACCGTCACCGACGTGCCCCGGTACGCCTACCGGGGTGCCATGCTCGACGTCTCGCGGCACTTCTTCACCGTGCGGCAGGTCGAGCGGTACATCGACGAGCTGGCGCTCTACAAGATCAACAAACTGCATCTGCACCTGAGCGACGACCAGGGCTGGCGCATCGCCATCTCCTCCTGGCCGAAGCTGGCCACCTACGGCGGCTCGACCGAGGTCGGCGGCGGCAAGGGCGGCTCCTACACCAAGGCGGACTACCGGGAGATCGTGCGCTACGCGGCCTCGCGCCACCTGGACGTCATCCCCGAGATCGATCTGCCCTCGCACACCAACGCCGCGCTGGCCTCCTACCCCGAGCTGAACTGCGACGGCGTCGCGCCCCCGCTCTACACGGGCACCGACGTCGGCTTCAGTTCGCTGTGCGTGCCCAAGCCGGTGACGTACGACTTCGTGGACGACGTGGTGCGTGAGCTGGCCGCGCTCACCCCCGGCCAGTATCTGCACATCGGCGGCGACGAGGCGCACTCCACGAGCCAGGCCGACTACAACGCCTTCATGGACAAGGCGAAGGCCATCGTCGGCAAGCACGGCAAGAAGGTCGAGGGCTGGCACCAGATCACCGCCGCCGCCCCGGTGAAGGGGGAGGTCGCCCAGTACTGGGGGTACGACGCCACCGGCGCAGCCGAGCGGGCGCAGGTCGTGGCCGCGGCGGAGAAGGGGACGAAGCTGGTGCTCTCACCGGCCGACCGCGCCTACCTCGACATGAAGTACACGGCGGACACCAAGCTGGGCCTGTCGTGGGCCGGGCTTGTGGAGGTGCAGCGTTCCTACGACTGGAATCCGGCGACCTATCTGGCGGGCGCGCCGGCCGGTTCGGTCCTCGGGGTCGAGGCGCCGCTCTGGTCGGAGACGCTGACCACCAGCAAGGACATCGACTACATGGCGTTCCCGAGGCTGCCCGGCATCGCCGAACTGGGCTGGTCGCCGCAGTCCACCCACGACTGGGGCGGGTACCGGACCCGGCTCGCCGCCCAGGCACCCCGGTGGGACGCGCTGGGCATCGACTACTACCGGTCGCCCCAGGTCGGCTGGCCCGCCCAGTAG
- a CDS encoding IucA/IucC family siderophore biosynthesis protein, which translates to MSTHLTPVLWAEAERLLIRKALAEFSHERLLSPQPLSEDAPRLGPAGTGETPFSVRSDDGGTEYRFRARLLALDHWHIPAESITRHRGAEELPLDALEFFIELRGALGLSEAILPVYLEEISSTLSSTAYKLARHAEHPVSAAQLATSGFQDIETGMTEGHPCFIANNGRLGFGSDEYLSYAPEAASPVRLIWLAGRRDHATFSAGAGLDYESLIRAELGKETLERFAATMAGLGLDLDAYFLIPVHPWQWRNKLSVTFAAEVAKQRLVLLGHGDDSYLAQQSIRTFFNTSDPAKHYVKTALSVLNMGFMRGLSAAYMEATPAINDWLAQLIESDPVLKATGLTIIRERASIGYHHRQYEQATVKGSPYRKMLAALWRESPVPTLEPGERLATMASLLHTDRDGASFAGALIAESGLDPAVWLRRYLEAYFTPLLHSFYAYDLVYMPHGENVILVIEDGAVRRAVYKDIAEEIAVMDPDAVLPPDVERVRADVPDDMKLLSIFTDVFDCFFRFLSATLATEGVLGEDEFWRTVGACVRDYQGSMPQLADKFRQYDLFAPEFGLSCLNRLQLRNNQQMVDLQDPAGALQLSGTLKNPIA; encoded by the coding sequence ATGAGCACCCATCTGACCCCCGTACTCTGGGCCGAGGCCGAGCGGCTTCTGATCCGCAAGGCGCTCGCGGAGTTCTCGCACGAGCGGCTGCTGTCCCCACAGCCGCTGAGCGAGGACGCTCCGCGTCTCGGTCCCGCCGGAACAGGGGAGACCCCGTTCTCCGTACGCAGTGACGACGGCGGGACCGAGTACCGGTTCCGCGCCCGGCTCCTCGCCCTCGACCACTGGCACATCCCGGCCGAGTCGATCACCCGCCACCGCGGCGCCGAAGAACTCCCCCTGGACGCACTGGAGTTCTTCATCGAGCTGCGCGGTGCGCTGGGGCTGAGCGAGGCGATCCTGCCGGTCTACCTGGAGGAGATCTCGTCCACGCTGTCCAGCACCGCCTACAAGCTCGCCCGGCACGCCGAGCACCCCGTGTCGGCCGCCCAGCTCGCCACGTCCGGCTTCCAGGACATCGAGACCGGGATGACCGAGGGCCACCCCTGCTTCATCGCCAACAACGGCCGTCTCGGCTTCGGTTCGGACGAATACCTCAGCTACGCGCCCGAGGCCGCGAGCCCGGTCCGGCTGATCTGGCTGGCCGGCCGGCGCGACCACGCCACCTTCAGCGCGGGCGCCGGACTCGACTACGAGTCGCTGATCCGGGCCGAACTGGGCAAGGAGACGCTGGAGCGGTTCGCCGCGACCATGGCCGGGCTCGGCCTGGACCTCGACGCGTACTTCCTGATCCCGGTGCACCCCTGGCAGTGGCGGAACAAGCTCTCCGTCACCTTCGCCGCCGAGGTGGCCAAGCAGCGGCTCGTGCTGCTGGGGCACGGTGACGACTCGTACCTCGCGCAGCAGTCGATCCGCACCTTCTTCAACACCAGCGACCCGGCGAAGCACTACGTCAAAACGGCGCTCTCGGTGCTCAACATGGGCTTCATGCGCGGCCTCTCCGCCGCGTACATGGAGGCGACGCCCGCGATCAACGACTGGCTGGCGCAGCTCATCGAGAGCGACCCGGTACTGAAGGCCACCGGCCTGACGATCATCCGGGAGCGGGCCTCGATCGGCTACCACCACCGTCAGTACGAGCAGGCGACCGTCAAGGGCTCGCCGTACCGGAAGATGCTGGCCGCGCTCTGGCGGGAGAGCCCGGTGCCCACGCTGGAGCCGGGCGAGCGCCTCGCCACCATGGCATCGCTGCTGCACACCGACCGGGACGGCGCCTCGTTCGCGGGCGCGCTGATCGCCGAGTCGGGCCTCGATCCGGCGGTCTGGCTGCGCCGCTACCTGGAGGCGTACTTCACCCCGCTGCTGCACAGCTTCTACGCCTACGACCTGGTGTACATGCCGCACGGCGAGAACGTCATCCTGGTCATCGAGGACGGCGCGGTGCGGCGGGCGGTCTACAAGGACATCGCCGAGGAGATCGCGGTGATGGACCCCGACGCGGTGCTGCCGCCGGACGTCGAGCGCGTCCGCGCCGATGTGCCGGACGACATGAAACTCCTGTCGATCTTCACCGATGTCTTCGACTGCTTCTTCCGCTTCCTCAGCGCGACGCTGGCCACCGAAGGCGTGCTCGGCGAGGACGAGTTCTGGCGGACCGTCGGCGCGTGCGTACGGGACTACCAGGGCTCGATGCCCCAACTGGCCGACAAGTTCCGGCAGTACGACCTGTTCGCGCCAGAGTTCGGGCTGTCCTGCCTCAACCGGCTCCAGCTGCGCAACAACCAGCAGATGGTGGACCTCCAGGACCCCGCGGGCGCGCTCCAGCTGTCCGGGACCCTGAAGAACCCGATCGCCTGA
- a CDS encoding GNAT family N-acetyltransferase has product MNRFSIRPLDPRADAELVHGWVTHPKSVYWMMQEASLTDVEREYMAIAAAEHHDAYIGLHGSTPAFLMERYDPAHVELKGLYDPEPGDVGMHFLVAPTDTPVHGFTRAVITAVMTELFADPATRRVVVEPDIRNTAVHALNKAVGFEALRELAKPEKTALLSVCTRAAFEGARR; this is encoded by the coding sequence ATGAACCGCTTCAGCATCCGCCCGCTTGACCCCCGCGCCGACGCCGAGCTGGTGCACGGCTGGGTCACCCACCCCAAGTCCGTCTACTGGATGATGCAGGAAGCGAGCCTCACCGACGTCGAGCGCGAGTACATGGCGATAGCGGCGGCAGAGCACCACGACGCCTACATAGGACTGCACGGCTCCACCCCGGCGTTCCTGATGGAGCGGTACGACCCGGCGCACGTCGAGCTCAAGGGTCTCTACGACCCCGAACCCGGCGATGTCGGCATGCACTTCCTGGTCGCGCCGACCGACACCCCCGTGCACGGCTTCACCCGGGCGGTGATCACGGCCGTGATGACGGAGCTGTTCGCGGACCCGGCGACGCGCCGGGTCGTGGTGGAGCCCGACATCCGCAACACAGCGGTCCACGCGCTCAACAAGGCCGTGGGCTTCGAGGCGTTGCGCGAACTGGCGAAGCCCGAGAAGACCGCACTGCTGAGCGTCTGCACCCGCGCCGCGTTCGAGGGAGCCCGCCGATGA
- a CDS encoding lysine N(6)-hydroxylase/L-ornithine N(5)-oxygenase family protein, producing MSTPLESHETYDFIAVGLGPFNLGLACLADPVEELNGLFLESKPDFDWHSGMFLEGSTLQTPFMSDLVTLADPTSPYSFLNYLKESGRLYSFYIRESFYPLREEFNDYCRWAAAKIPAIRFGESVTEVTYEERDAVYAVRTASGAVYRGRRLVLGTGTPAYLPEPCRDLGGDLIHNSRYLGAKENLQTKESITVVGSGQSAAEIYYDLLQDIDQHGYALNWVTRSPRFFPLEYTKLTLEMTSPEYVDYFHGLPSRTRDRLNVSQKNLYKGINSELIDAIFDLLYAKNRRGPVATRLMTNTSLETASYDHGTYTLGLRQEEQEKDFALATQGLVLATGYKYRVPGFLAPVHDRINWDDQGRFDVHRNYSIDADRTIYVQNAELHTHGFVAPDLGMAAYRNSCIIRELLGGQEYYPVEKTIAFQEFTA from the coding sequence TTGTCCACGCCTCTTGAGTCTCACGAGACCTACGACTTCATCGCGGTCGGGCTCGGACCGTTCAATCTGGGGCTCGCCTGCCTGGCCGACCCGGTCGAGGAGCTGAACGGCCTCTTCCTGGAGTCCAAGCCGGACTTCGACTGGCACAGCGGCATGTTCCTGGAGGGCTCCACGCTCCAGACCCCCTTCATGTCCGACCTGGTCACCCTGGCGGACCCCACATCGCCGTACTCCTTCCTCAACTACCTGAAGGAATCGGGGCGGCTCTACTCCTTCTACATCCGCGAGAGCTTCTATCCGCTGCGCGAGGAGTTCAACGACTACTGCCGGTGGGCCGCCGCGAAGATACCCGCGATCCGCTTCGGCGAGTCGGTGACCGAGGTGACGTACGAGGAACGGGACGCGGTCTACGCGGTACGGACCGCGAGCGGCGCCGTGTACCGGGGCCGCAGACTCGTCCTCGGCACCGGAACCCCGGCCTACCTCCCGGAGCCCTGCCGGGACCTCGGCGGCGACCTGATCCACAACTCCCGCTATCTGGGCGCGAAGGAGAACCTCCAGACCAAGGAGTCGATCACCGTCGTCGGCAGCGGGCAGAGCGCCGCCGAGATCTACTACGACCTGCTCCAGGACATCGACCAGCACGGGTACGCGCTGAACTGGGTCACCCGCTCGCCCCGGTTCTTCCCGCTGGAGTACACCAAGCTCACGCTGGAGATGACATCCCCGGAGTACGTGGACTACTTCCACGGGCTGCCGTCCCGGACCCGCGACCGGCTCAACGTGTCGCAGAAGAACCTCTACAAGGGCATCAACTCCGAGCTGATCGACGCCATCTTCGACCTGCTGTACGCGAAGAACCGGCGCGGCCCGGTGGCGACCAGGCTGATGACGAACACCTCCCTGGAGACCGCCAGTTACGACCACGGCACCTACACGCTGGGGCTGCGTCAGGAGGAGCAGGAGAAGGACTTCGCCCTCGCCACCCAGGGGCTCGTCCTCGCCACCGGCTACAAGTACCGGGTACCCGGCTTCCTCGCCCCGGTGCACGACCGGATCAACTGGGACGACCAGGGCCGCTTCGACGTCCACCGCAACTACAGCATCGACGCGGACCGGACGATCTACGTGCAGAACGCGGAGCTGCACACCCACGGCTTCGTCGCCCCCGACCTCGGGATGGCCGCGTACCGCAACTCGTGCATCATCCGCGAGCTGCTCGGCGGCCAGGAGTACTACCCGGTCGAGAAGACCATCGCTTTCCAGGAGTTCACCGCATGA